TGGAATCCCGTGAATTCCTTGGGAAGACCCGATTGGAAGAAGTCCGTCGGGGTTGCAAATTTTCGCTCTGAGACGTACTTTTTGCCTTCCTTTCCCGCCCCGCCAGTGTTTTGGCAGGGCGTATCCTTTACCCAGTTCATTGCATTTTGGGGCGAAGGGCACCGAAATCACGCGTTTTTGCGTCGTTTTCACCGCTCTGGGGCTGCTGTTTTCCTGTTGATGGAAAGCCAGTTCTCCGAACCCGCACTGAACCAAATCCTGGAGATGCCGCGAACAATGCGCGGCAAAGATTCTGATGGCAAACGAAATTGTCAAAGAGATGATTGAAGCTGGTGTCCACTTTGGTCACCGCACCAGTCTCTGGAACCCGAAGATGGCTCCTTACATCTTCGGTAAGAAAAACCAAATCCACATTCTCGACATTCGCGAAACCCTGCGTGGTTTGCTGCGAGCGAAGAAGTATCTGTCGCAAGTCGCCGCTGGCGGCAGCTTGATTCTGTTCGTCGGCACCAAGCGTCAAGCTGGGGAAGCCGTTGAAGAGCAGTCGCTGCGTTGCGGGATGCCTTTTGTCAGCGAGCGTTGGCTCGGTGGCACCCTGACCAACTTCCGCACCATTCGCAGCCGACTGGGCCGTTTGGAAGAGCTGGAAGCCCTGCGGAAGGGTGACGGCATCAACGAATACAGCAAGAAGATGCAGTCGTCGTTGAACCGCGAATATCGCAAGATGTATCGCAACTTGAACGGTTTGCGATCGATGAACCGGTTGCCGGAAGTCATGTTCATCGTCGACCCAGGCAAAGAACGCAACGCGGTTCGCGAAGCCAAACGTTTGGGCATCACGACCGTTGCTCTGATCGATACCGACAGCGACCCAAGCCAAATCGATTTGCCGATTCCAGGCAACGATGACGGGATTCGCAGCGTTGAAATGATCATGCGAGAACTGGCGGACGCTGTGATCGCTGGCAAGGGACAAACCCAAACCGAAGCGGCACCCAACACCCAGGCTGCTCCGGAAGCCGCTGCCGCGCCCGCAGAAGAAGTCGCCGCCGCTCCCAGCGAAGGCTGATCTCGACCACCACATTCACTGAATTCAATCAACGATTAGGAAACAGAAACATGACGACGATTTCCGCCAAGGCGGTGAGCGAACTTCGCAAGTCCACCGGCGCCGGGATGATGGATTGCAAGAAGGCATTGGAAGAATCCGGTGGCGACTTGGATGGCGCGATGGACTACCTCCGCAAAAAAGGCCAGAAGGTCGCGGCCAAGCGAGCGGATCGCGAAGCTTCCGAAGGCGTTGTGGCTGCCGTGGTTGAAGGCAAAAAAGGCTTGTTGTTGGCACTCAGTTGCGAAACCGACTTCGTTGCCAAAAACGAAGCGTTCATCGAGCTGACCAACACCATCGCCAAGATGGCTTTCGACGCCAATTGCACCACGATTGACGAAGTCAACGCACTCGAAATCGACGGCACGACGGTCAAAGAGCGTTTGGTCAACGAAACCGGCAAGGTCGGCGAGAAGATCGAAGTCTCCAATTTGGAAGTCGTCGAAGGTGAAAACCTGGCGTCGTACATCCACGCGGGTGCCAAGATCGGTGTCCTGGTGTCGTACAAAGACGGTGGCAAAGAAGACGCGCCCCTGTTCTTCCGCGGCGTCTCGATGCACATCGCTGCCATGAAACCTTCGATCCTTCACCCCAACGAATTCGATGAAGAATTCGTTGCCAAGGAAACCGAAGCACTTCAGGCTCAGATCAACGCTGAGAATGAACTGAACGAACGAGAAAACCTCGGCAAGCCGATGAAGAACGTTCCTCAGTTTGCAAGCCGTCGCCAACTGACTCCTGAAGTCTTGGCTGCGACCGAAGATGCGATCAAGGAAGAACTGAAGGCCGAAGGCAAGCCTGAGAAGATCTGGGACAAGATTGTTCCTGGTAAGCTCGAGCGTTTCATCGCCGACAACACGCTGCTCGACCAAGAGCGTTGCTTGTTGAGCCAGTTCTACGCACTGGACGACAGCAAGACCGTCGAAGCTGCGATCAAAGAATTCCACCCGGAAGCCGAAGTGGTGGTCTTCAAGCGAGTCTCCGTCAACTGATTGTTGACCCGCGAATCTGAAATTCAAAACGCCTTGCTCATGGCTTTCATGAGCAAGGCGTTTTTTGTGATCCAAGCGTAGTGGTCTGTCAGGACTTGTTTTTAGGGTAGTGGACGAGGCCACGAGTCCTGAACTGGCGTCAAATCCAAGGACTCGTGGCCTCGTCCACTACGATCAACCCTATCTTTTAGCTGTGACAGACCAGTCGCCGGATTTGCCAAGCATTCGGACTCGTCTACAGATCCAGTGTCTGCAGCAACGACAGTGTGGCGACGCCATAGAACGTGTATTCGACGTCCGGGGTTTGGTCGAGTTCAAACCCAACGAAGCCGCCCTCTCGCTGCATGGAATCAGCGTATCGCTGCAATCGCGGCGCGTCGATTCTGGAACCGGCACCGAGGTCGACCAGCGTGATCAGACCGGTGCAAGAGCTGAGCAAGTCGGCGAACGGAATTCGCGTGTTGGCGGTCAAGCCACCTTCGTCACTCTGCATCTCCAGCAGAAACTCAATCGTGTCGGCCTGCTGAGCAGGGTCCAGTCGCCCGAGTGTCTTCAGCGATCCAATCGCAGCCGCGGTCGGGTTCACGCCCGCTCGTTTGGCAACGCGGATCTCGCGGTAGCCGCCATCTGGTTGCTGTTGGCTTGCCAGGAATCGGAGGAGGCCATCGACGTCGGGGACGGGGACCTCCATCAGTTCGTAGCACAGCACAGAGAGAAACGTTTGGTAGGTGCTGCCGGCGCGGCCCTCCGGCGTTTTCGCGAATCCGCCGTCGTCGGTGCGGAGGTCTGCCAGCAACGCCGCGACGTTGTCTCGCCATTGGTGGTCTTCGTCCGAGATCACCACGACGCCGGAGGCCATTTCGAGAATCGCCGCACCAAAGATCAGGGACATCAGGTCCACGATGGAATCCCGTTGTCTCATCCGCCGGCGTAGGAAAATGCCTGCTGCTTCGGCGGTTGGGGGGTCGAGTTCGTCGAGGAGCCAAAGCGTTCGCAACGCAAAGGAGGAGTAGTAGGGATCGCTTTCGCCTTCGCGGCCCGCAAATCCACCGTCGTCGCGTTGTCGCAATCTCAGCCAGTCTGCGTGGCGAGATCGGAATTCGGGGCTCAGCCGACTTGCACCGACGGACAATCGCAACGTCAGTTCTTGCAGGTAACCACTCAAATCAAATTGCCAACAAGATGTCCAGCATTTCCGCTGCGGTTGAAATCACGCGCGACGAAGCTTGGAAGGCGCGTTGGTAGGAAATCATCTTAATCGACTCTTCGTCGATGTTCACACCGGTGATCGCCAGGTGTTGGCTTTTCAGCGTCGAATACAAATCGTTGAGTCCTTCGGTCGCACTGTTCTGCACGCTGATTTCGCGTCCCAGTGCCGCGATGGTTTGTTCGTGGATTCCGCGGATTGAGCGGTTGCCCAGTTCGTCCAGCGGTTGATCCACCAGGTCGAGCATGTTGTACAGCGTGTTGGTATCAGCATTGATGCCGCCGTCGGAAATCGCCAGCAAATCGATGTTGTCGGCCAGCACCGAGTTGACCTCGATGTCCACCGCAGACGATCCCGTGAAGAAGGTGTTCATTCCGGCCGCCGCCACAAAACCACTGGTGTCTTGCCCAAAGGTGAACTGGGCCGTGGCCGAGTCGCTGTCGATTCGAATGCGACCATCGCCGGAAAGCGACGCTGTCACACCTTCGACGGCGTTGATGTCAGAGACAATGGATGAGATGGTCGAGTCGTTGACGGTCCCCAAGTTGCGAACGTCGATCCGCGTGGTGCTGACCAGTTCTCCGTCGGAGTCCACGATGTTGAAATCAAAGCTGCCGTTGCTCGGTTCAAAGGGCAATTCCGCTTCGCCCAGTGGCACACCGGGTTGGCTGGTGTTGCTGGAAACCAACGAGGTGAATCCGGTCCGGCCTTGGCCTTGAGAGTGAACCTTGTTCACGCCCTGGATGAGTGCCGCAGCCATTTGATCCAGGCTCTCAACATATTCGCCGAAGACACCGCTGCGAGCTTCCATCGCCGCGCCAAGCTTGCCTCCGGTGGCTTTCAGAGGAGCGTCGGTGTCGATGATTCGGACTTCCTGCCCGCCCGCCTCTTCACTGTAGGCAGAGTAGACTTCGCGGCGATTGCCATCGGCAATCAAGTAGTCCCCGCCCACGAAGACGCTGACGTTTCCCGACGCTTGCTCTTGGAAGTTGATGTTGACGTAGCTGGCCAGTTCTTCCAGGTCGCGGTAGCGTTGGTCACGCAGTCCGGTCGCGTCGCTGCCGAGTGTGCCGCCACCTTCGATGGTTGCGATTTCGACGTTCAGCTGAGCGATTCGTTCAGTCAGGCGATTGATTTGCGTCGCCGCGTCATCGAGTTCTGCATTCCAGCCGTCTTGCAGTTCACCCGCGTTGGTGCGGAGTTGTTGGACGTTGCTGGCCAGAGTTTGGCCTTGGATGATCACAAATTCTCGGGTGGCCGCATCGTTGGGCTGCGTCGACAGGTCGTGCATCGCATTGTTGAAGAGACTGAATTGTTCATTCAGTCCACCGCCATCGAGGTCCGTGATCAGGGACTCCAGTTGGCCGTAGGCGGAGCTGAGCGAATCGGCACCGGCCGCCGCGGTTTTCGCGTTGAACATCCGCTCGGCTAATTGCTGGTCGATCACCTGCACGACACCGGTGGCGCGAACACCGTGGCCCTGGATCAAGTTGCCCTGACGGTAGGCCACCGCAGGCGTCTGTTCCAGACGTTGGCGGATATACCCTTCGGTATTGGCGTTGGCGATGTTATTGCCAACGACCTGCAGTCCAATCTGGGCCGCGTCAAGCGCCCCCTTGGATTGTTGGATGGTGCCGAACAGCCCCATGGTCGTCTCGCGAAAGTGTGAAGCCGAGCGTTCGTGCGCGCACACGTGTCTTCGTTGAATCGGCTCACGAGCCCGTCAAACTTGACCCAATCGGTTCAGCAGGAAGCAAAGTCATTGACCTGGGCGGTCACCTTGTCTGGCGACCCGCCCCACTGGTTGAGAATCCACCATTCTCAGGAGGTCGTGCAGTTTTTAAATGCTGTGCTTGCAATGCCTTAAGAACCCCGCCCGTGCAGCGGGAGGGGTCGGAAAGCGAGCGTTCAGCGAGATTTCCGGGGGAGGGCAACACGCGCCGCTTCCCCTGCTCGGCCCCCTCCCTCGCGCACGCCTGAACGGCGTCGCTCGACCTCCCCCAAAACTTCGTTTCAGGAGAGGTGCGCCACGTGAAAACCCGCCAAAACGCAGCACCAGAAAACTGCACGACCTCCAAGGGAGGGTGAAGTAAAACGGCACGATCTCTCAGCGGGGGGATGGCTTTGCTGCTGAAAAATTTGGGATGCCGGGGTTCTTTCTCGCCTGGGCTGCGACTCGGAAGTCGACGCCGGAGAACATCGGAACGCCAATCTTGGCATCGGACGTGCAAAACATCATGGCGGACATGTCGGGCTTCACGTTGACCAAGTTTTGTTCTCCAGTGACAATTCGGTTACGGAAGTCTTCGAACCCTTTTCGTTTTTCCCGCTGAAACTACCTCATGAGTACCGTCCCGTCGCAGCAACATGCCTCCGCCCAAGTCCCCGATTCTCGCGGGCGATTCGGCGATTTTGGTGGCCGTTTCGTTCCCGAGACACTCACGCGGGCACTCGATGAGCTTTCCGAAGAGTACGAAAAGGCCAAGCGGGATCCCGAGTTTCAGCGTGAATTGGACGGTTTGCTGAAGACCTTTGTCGGGCGTCCCAGCCCGCTGTACCACGCCAAGCGGTTGTCTTCGGCCGTTGGTGGGGCCCAGATTTGGTTGAAACGCGAAGACCTCAATCACACCGGCGCTCACAAAATCAACAACACGATCGGGCAAGCCCTGCTGACGCTGCGGATGGGCAAGACTCGAGTGATCGCCGAAACCGGCGCTGGTCAGCATGGCGTGGCGTCGGCGACCGCTTGCGCCCACTTCGGACTGCCCTGCACCGTTTACATGGGCGCGGAAGACATTCGGCGGCAAAAACCCAATGTGTTCAGCATGAAGTTGTTGGGGGCCAAAATCTCGCCCGTCGAGTCCGGTTCGCGAACGCTGCGGGACGCGGTCAACGAAGCGATGCGAGACTGGATGGCTTCGGTCGAGAACACGCACTACATCATCGGCAGCGTGATCGGCCCGCATCCATTCCCAATGATGGTTCGCGATTTTCAATCGGTGATCGGCCGCGAAACGCGTGAGCAGTGCCGGGACACGTTTGGTCGGTTGCCGGATTGCGTCGTCGCATGCGTCGGTGGTGGCAGCAACGCGGCGGGCATGTTCTATCCGTTTGTCGAAGACGAAGGGGTGCGAATGGTCGGTGTGGAAGCTGGTGGCCGATCGGCAACACCCGGTGATCACGCCTCGCCACTGTCTTATGGTTGCCCCGGCGTTCTGCACGGCAGTTACAGCTACGTGATGCAAGACGATGATGGTCAAACGTGTGACGTGCATTCGATGAGCGCCGGATTGGACTACCCCGGGGTCGGTCCTGAACACAGTTATTGGAAGGACACGAAACGCGTCGACTACATCGGTTGCCGTGACGAGGAAGCGCTGATCGCGTTTGAACGCTTGGCATCTAGCGAAGGCATCTTGGCAGCCCTTGAAACCTCTCATGCGGTGGCCAAGGCCATGGAGGTCGCGGCCGAAATGTCGGACCAAGAACACTTGGTGATCTGCTTGTCCGGACGAGGCGACAAGGACTCGATGGAAATCGCTCGTCTGCGCGGCGAAGAGTGGTGAACCACGTTTGCCGTTTCATGAGCGGCACGGCATGAGTCCGAAGCCACCTGCTCTGGGGTTTCACCTTCCCTTTGGGAGGGTCGAGCGAAGCGAGAGGTGGTCTAGGCGTTGGATTCCAGTCTCACGCCCCTCGGCTCAGCATTGAATCGGCTGACTGACTGGACAATCCGCTGACGAGATTCGTTGTTCGAAGCTGACCTGATCATTTCTTGGCTGTGCAGCCTTCACGAGGCGTTGCCCAACCCACCCATCCGTTTGACTCTTCTTTCTCTGATTGCATGTCTGCCCAAGACCGTACCCTGGATCACTACCAGGAATTGATGACCATCAACGCCACTTCGCACGTGTTGCGAACCGGCCGTGAACTCGGATTGTTCGACGCCTTGCTGGAAGGTCAGAAAACGCTCGAGGTGCTGGCCGAACGCACCGGTTTGCCGGAGTCACGGTTGTTGCTGTTGCTGCGACCCCTGACATCGGTGGGGATCATCGAGAAGTACGCCGAGGATTATGCGATTTCATCGGTCGCTCGTTTGTTGTGCCAGTACGACGCGGACCTGGGCGACGCGATTTGGCAGGGCGCCCCGGCCGGATTGAAATCCGAGCCACAATCGTCTGCCGATGCCGCCGTCCCTCAGAGTCGCTTTGATTCCATTGCCGCGACTCAGTGGGTGCACACACCTGCGGCGATGCAGGCGGCAGAAATCTTGGACTTTGGACCGACTCCAGGAGAAGAGGACGAAGGCGCAGGAACGGTTTTGAGTTCCGGCGACTCGGCTCCACAAACGTTGCTCGATCTCGGATGCGGGTCGGCGGTATGGAGCTGTGCGGCGGCTCACCGTGACCCACAGTTGCGAGTCACGTTGGTGGACCATCCCGGTGCCTTGGAAGCGGCGCTCGCAACTGCCAACTCGATCGAGTTGGGTGATCGCTTTGAATCCATTCAAGGCGACGCTTTGACCACCGAGCTTCCCGAGGGGCAGTTCGACCATGTGTTGATCGCTCAGCGACTGAACAGCTATTCGCCCGATCAGATTCGTTTGATGTTGCAACGCGCGACGTCCGCGGTGAAGTCGGGTGGGCGGGTGATTGTGATTGATTCATTCGAAGGCCCGAACCGCCCGAGTTTGGCGGAGTCGATTGAAGCCCTGCGGATCGGAATTGAGACCGAAGGCGGTGCGGTGCCCGAATTGAAAGAGGCTCAGGAACGGATGAAGGCTGCCGGATTGGAATCGATTCAGTTCACCTTCATCGCAGCCAGTCGCGTCGGACTGGGGCTGATGACTGGGATCAAACCGTGATGGTTTCCAAGCCTTCGTCGCGAGACGCGAATGTGCCGATCGGATCGGACATGGGAGACGACCCATGGCTGTGGTGGCGGGATCGCATGCCGGTGACCAACCATTGGGCTTACTTCGACCACGCAGCCGTGGCACCGATCAGCCAACCGGCCGCCGAGGCACTTCGTTCCTTCGCCGAAGTCGCGGCATCGCATGGCGATGTGCACTGGATGGATTGGTCCAATGCCGTCAATCGATTGCGTGACCTGACGGTGGATTTGATTCACTGCGAGTCGGAAGAGGTCACGTTGGTTCCCAACACCACCACCGGAATCAACCTGGTCGCCGAAGGTCTGGTTTGGAAAGCCGGTGACAACATGGTTGTTCCGGAAGGCGAATTTCCAAGCAACCTGTATCCGTGGCTGAACCAGCAAGCTCGCGGTGTCGAGATTCGAATCGTTCCGCGTCGTGATGGACGCGTCGAAGTCGAGGACTTGATGGCTCAAGTTGATGAACGCACTCGTTTGATCTCAGTCAGTTGGGTCGGCTACGCCAGCGGTTTTCGCGTGGACCTGGATCACTTGGTGAAAGAGGCCCACGAACGAGGCGTGCTGGTGTTCCTCGACGCGATCCAAGGTTTGGGCATGTACCCGCTCGACATGCGAACCTGCGATGTCGACTTCGTCGCCGCTGACGGGCACAAGTGGCTGCTCGGTCCGGAAGGGGCCGGGGTGGCGGTGATTCGCAAGCGTCATTTGAATTCGCTGCGTTGTCCCACCGTGGGCTGGAAGAGCGTTGAGAACGCGCACCTGTTTTCGGGATCCACATTTGAGTTGCGGGAGGACGCATCCCGTTTTGAAGGTGGCTCGCTGAACCAATCCGGAATGATCGCGTTCGCGGCCAGTTTGGAAATGTTCACCGCGGTGTCGCAACGATTCGGGGCCGATGCGATCGGAAATCGCGTGTTGGAACGCGCTCAGCGTCTCCGCGGTTTGCTGACGCAAGCCGGTGCGAAATTGTTGTTTGGGCCTTGGGATGAGACGCCTCACGCCAGTGCGATCACGACATTTGAAGTGCCTGGGGAATCACCAGATGATTTCCGCACGCGGGCTCTCGAATCGGGGGTGGTGATCAGTTGCCGCGGCGGCGGCATTCGGGCCAGCGTTCATGTCTATAATGACGACGCGGATTTGCAACGATTGGCCGATTTGGTCACTTCGTCCCCCGCTGTTTCTTCTTCCAATCCAGCGCGGAGCTGATCTGCCTTGTCTCTGAACTCCTCCAACGCCGACGCTGGCGAACTGTCGCATTCCATCGCTGTGTACACAGGGTCGTTCGATCCTGTCACGCTCGGTCACTTGCACATCATCGAACGCGCCTCCAAGTTGTTCGACACATTGGTGGTCGGGATCGGCATCAACGCAGACAAAAAAGCGTTGTTCAATCCGGAAGAACGCATCGAATTGGTGCAAGCCATCTCGAATCATTTGCCGAACGTGCGTGTTCAAACCTTTGATGGTTTGGCGGTCGATTTTGTGCGTTCGCTGGGTGCCAGCGTGATGGTGCGGGGGATTCGTCCACTGACCGATATCGCCGGCGAGTTCACCATGATGATGGCCAACCGCCAACTCGACGCGGAAATTGAAACCGTGTTCTTGATGGCCGACGAGCGATTTGCGCACGTCAGTTCTTCGTTGCTGAAACAGATCGCAATGCTGAGCGAGGACGATGGGCACCTGGCGAAATTTGTGCCGCGTCCGGTCATCGCGTCCTTGCGTGCCAAGCTTTCCGCGCAAGCGTTCTGATACTCGCCGGGAATCTGCCTGATGTCCGGGGAATCTGTTCCGCCAACTTCAACGTCGCCCACCCGCGCCCGTCAGGTCCGCACGGCGATGCCGGAACAGTTGCCGCCATGGGGGGTGTTGGTGCTTGAGAGTCATCATGCACCTGATTTTTCGATGCAGTGGCGTGAGCACCCGTTTGTCAAACTCGTTTACTTCCTGAGTGGTGCGGGAACGTTTCATCTCGATGACCGTCCCATTGCATTCTCTGCTGGTGACGTGTTCGTCATCGCGCCCCATCTGCGGAATCGAATCTGTGACGGCGAAGGCACCCCGTCCAGCTTGTATGCCGGGTGCATCTGCGAGAATGTGTTGAAGGCGGAGCCCGTCACCGCGGCAAGAATTGCTTCGGGCAAGTTGTCGGGTGGCAACCGACAAACGCATTTTGTTGCGTCGAAATTGCGACGAATGGTTTACACGCAAAACTTGGCGTCATCGTCGTGCGGCATCGACATGATGATCGATGCCTGGAGATTGCTTCGTGGCGTCACGGATTACGATTGCCATCGAAAAGCCGGCAACATCGAGTCGATGCTGGAACCAATCGGTGTCGAGCAGGCAACCGACGTCGGAATCG
Above is a window of Rhodopirellula islandica DNA encoding:
- the rpsB gene encoding 30S ribosomal protein S2 translates to MANEIVKEMIEAGVHFGHRTSLWNPKMAPYIFGKKNQIHILDIRETLRGLLRAKKYLSQVAAGGSLILFVGTKRQAGEAVEEQSLRCGMPFVSERWLGGTLTNFRTIRSRLGRLEELEALRKGDGINEYSKKMQSSLNREYRKMYRNLNGLRSMNRLPEVMFIVDPGKERNAVREAKRLGITTVALIDTDSDPSQIDLPIPGNDDGIRSVEMIMRELADAVIAGKGQTQTEAAPNTQAAPEAAAAPAEEVAAAPSEG
- the tsf gene encoding translation elongation factor Ts, producing MTTISAKAVSELRKSTGAGMMDCKKALEESGGDLDGAMDYLRKKGQKVAAKRADREASEGVVAAVVEGKKGLLLALSCETDFVAKNEAFIELTNTIAKMAFDANCTTIDEVNALEIDGTTVKERLVNETGKVGEKIEVSNLEVVEGENLASYIHAGAKIGVLVSYKDGGKEDAPLFFRGVSMHIAAMKPSILHPNEFDEEFVAKETEALQAQINAENELNERENLGKPMKNVPQFASRRQLTPEVLAATEDAIKEELKAEGKPEKIWDKIVPGKLERFIADNTLLDQERCLLSQFYALDDSKTVEAAIKEFHPEAEVVVFKRVSVN
- a CDS encoding prenyltransferase/squalene oxidase repeat-containing protein; the encoded protein is MSGYLQELTLRLSVGASRLSPEFRSRHADWLRLRQRDDGGFAGREGESDPYYSSFALRTLWLLDELDPPTAEAAGIFLRRRMRQRDSIVDLMSLIFGAAILEMASGVVVISDEDHQWRDNVAALLADLRTDDGGFAKTPEGRAGSTYQTFLSVLCYELMEVPVPDVDGLLRFLASQQQPDGGYREIRVAKRAGVNPTAAAIGSLKTLGRLDPAQQADTIEFLLEMQSDEGGLTANTRIPFADLLSSCTGLITLVDLGAGSRIDAPRLQRYADSMQREGGFVGFELDQTPDVEYTFYGVATLSLLQTLDL
- the flgK gene encoding flagellar hook-associated protein FlgK gives rise to the protein MCAHERSASHFRETTMGLFGTIQQSKGALDAAQIGLQVVGNNIANANTEGYIRQRLEQTPAVAYRQGNLIQGHGVRATGVVQVIDQQLAERMFNAKTAAAGADSLSSAYGQLESLITDLDGGGLNEQFSLFNNAMHDLSTQPNDAATREFVIIQGQTLASNVQQLRTNAGELQDGWNAELDDAATQINRLTERIAQLNVEIATIEGGGTLGSDATGLRDQRYRDLEELASYVNINFQEQASGNVSVFVGGDYLIADGNRREVYSAYSEEAGGQEVRIIDTDAPLKATGGKLGAAMEARSGVFGEYVESLDQMAAALIQGVNKVHSQGQGRTGFTSLVSSNTSQPGVPLGEAELPFEPSNGSFDFNIVDSDGELVSTTRIDVRNLGTVNDSTISSIVSDINAVEGVTASLSGDGRIRIDSDSATAQFTFGQDTSGFVAAAGMNTFFTGSSAVDIEVNSVLADNIDLLAISDGGINADTNTLYNMLDLVDQPLDELGNRSIRGIHEQTIAALGREISVQNSATEGLNDLYSTLKSQHLAITGVNIDEESIKMISYQRAFQASSRVISTAAEMLDILLAI
- the trpB gene encoding tryptophan synthase subunit beta, which codes for MSTVPSQQHASAQVPDSRGRFGDFGGRFVPETLTRALDELSEEYEKAKRDPEFQRELDGLLKTFVGRPSPLYHAKRLSSAVGGAQIWLKREDLNHTGAHKINNTIGQALLTLRMGKTRVIAETGAGQHGVASATACAHFGLPCTVYMGAEDIRRQKPNVFSMKLLGAKISPVESGSRTLRDAVNEAMRDWMASVENTHYIIGSVIGPHPFPMMVRDFQSVIGRETREQCRDTFGRLPDCVVACVGGGSNAAGMFYPFVEDEGVRMVGVEAGGRSATPGDHASPLSYGCPGVLHGSYSYVMQDDDGQTCDVHSMSAGLDYPGVGPEHSYWKDTKRVDYIGCRDEEALIAFERLASSEGILAALETSHAVAKAMEVAAEMSDQEHLVICLSGRGDKDSMEIARLRGEEW
- a CDS encoding class I SAM-dependent methyltransferase, yielding MSAQDRTLDHYQELMTINATSHVLRTGRELGLFDALLEGQKTLEVLAERTGLPESRLLLLLRPLTSVGIIEKYAEDYAISSVARLLCQYDADLGDAIWQGAPAGLKSEPQSSADAAVPQSRFDSIAATQWVHTPAAMQAAEILDFGPTPGEEDEGAGTVLSSGDSAPQTLLDLGCGSAVWSCAAAHRDPQLRVTLVDHPGALEAALATANSIELGDRFESIQGDALTTELPEGQFDHVLIAQRLNSYSPDQIRLMLQRATSAVKSGGRVIVIDSFEGPNRPSLAESIEALRIGIETEGGAVPELKEAQERMKAAGLESIQFTFIAASRVGLGLMTGIKP
- a CDS encoding aminotransferase class V-fold PLP-dependent enzyme, whose protein sequence is MVSKPSSRDANVPIGSDMGDDPWLWWRDRMPVTNHWAYFDHAAVAPISQPAAEALRSFAEVAASHGDVHWMDWSNAVNRLRDLTVDLIHCESEEVTLVPNTTTGINLVAEGLVWKAGDNMVVPEGEFPSNLYPWLNQQARGVEIRIVPRRDGRVEVEDLMAQVDERTRLISVSWVGYASGFRVDLDHLVKEAHERGVLVFLDAIQGLGMYPLDMRTCDVDFVAADGHKWLLGPEGAGVAVIRKRHLNSLRCPTVGWKSVENAHLFSGSTFELREDASRFEGGSLNQSGMIAFAASLEMFTAVSQRFGADAIGNRVLERAQRLRGLLTQAGAKLLFGPWDETPHASAITTFEVPGESPDDFRTRALESGVVISCRGGGIRASVHVYNDDADLQRLADLVTSSPAVSSSNPARS
- the coaD gene encoding pantetheine-phosphate adenylyltransferase translates to MSLNSSNADAGELSHSIAVYTGSFDPVTLGHLHIIERASKLFDTLVVGIGINADKKALFNPEERIELVQAISNHLPNVRVQTFDGLAVDFVRSLGASVMVRGIRPLTDIAGEFTMMMANRQLDAEIETVFLMADERFAHVSSSLLKQIAMLSEDDGHLAKFVPRPVIASLRAKLSAQAF
- a CDS encoding helix-turn-helix domain-containing protein; protein product: MSGESVPPTSTSPTRARQVRTAMPEQLPPWGVLVLESHHAPDFSMQWREHPFVKLVYFLSGAGTFHLDDRPIAFSAGDVFVIAPHLRNRICDGEGTPSSLYAGCICENVLKAEPVTAARIASGKLSGGNRQTHFVASKLRRMVYTQNLASSSCGIDMMIDAWRLLRGVTDYDCHRKAGNIESMLEPIGVEQATDVGIVQQYIDELQTSFLEATTLDAAANQLNLSRRTFTQLFRELTGTTWLRRVRELGIEHAKKLLQETDLPIASVAFESGFADLSTFYRRFTSMVGQSPAAYRQQTHSNV